One region of Flavobacterium pisciphilum genomic DNA includes:
- a CDS encoding TonB-dependent receptor: protein MKTIATILLATFSSICFAQKEVKDSISPIDLSEIIVICKKTPAHLKQPKSLATVEEYLQQSSKVNMIRRGGYALEPIINSMATERTVVTIDGMRIFGACTDKMDPVTSYVEISNLSEATIASGQQGSCHGPTIGGTIDLKRNNLIQKELGWNTVLKTGYETNNQHKIIGTSIGYNHSSFYFNTDFTYRDAENYKAGNHEEINFSQFTKYNLSATAGFYLGKKSLIEGSIIYDKATDVGYPALPMDVSLAKATITALRYSFTPVSGYFTNWETKVYFNTITHRMDDTKRPSVPIHMDMPGWSDTYGYYSKLKGKFKNHHFMANLNGFYNKSIAEMTMYPNNPKENAMFMYTWPDIRTLYNGVYLEDAIQISQNATVKISSTIGIHSNKVADEFGLQSLQIFYPEMKETKNRILKSLAGNYILHYDKFEYGLGLAYGERAPSVSEGYGYYLYNSNDFYDYIGNPNLENEKSFEANLSFGYKTGKFTSTLTSSFFHIQDYIVGKINTDIHPMTIGASGVKVYNALDYATIFNTDLNLEYKITENWNFKTLLVYSYGKDNESNKLPFISPLRYSGNIQFKKENFNLGFGASGNLAQTKFAAVYGESKTPAYVIFNFNSGYTFALNKNKMNVQAGVENIFDTYYSTFSDWNKIPRQGRNFFINVSYALF from the coding sequence ATGAAAACTATAGCAACAATTCTGTTAGCAACATTTTCAAGTATTTGTTTTGCGCAGAAAGAAGTAAAAGATAGTATTTCTCCAATTGATCTCAGTGAAATTATTGTCATTTGCAAAAAGACACCAGCGCACCTTAAACAACCAAAATCACTTGCGACAGTTGAGGAATACTTACAACAATCATCAAAGGTAAATATGATAAGAAGAGGCGGATATGCCTTAGAACCGATCATTAATAGTATGGCTACTGAGCGTACTGTGGTTACAATTGATGGCATGCGAATTTTTGGAGCCTGTACCGATAAAATGGACCCTGTAACGTCATATGTTGAAATATCAAATCTATCTGAAGCGACTATAGCTTCTGGTCAGCAAGGGAGCTGTCACGGGCCTACCATTGGAGGAACAATTGATTTGAAACGAAACAATCTTATACAAAAAGAATTAGGGTGGAATACCGTATTAAAGACAGGTTACGAAACCAACAACCAGCATAAAATCATCGGTACATCAATAGGTTACAATCACAGTTCATTTTATTTCAATACCGATTTTACGTATCGCGATGCCGAAAACTACAAAGCAGGAAATCATGAAGAAATCAATTTTTCGCAATTTACTAAATACAATTTATCAGCCACAGCAGGTTTTTATTTGGGCAAAAAAAGTTTAATTGAAGGTTCTATAATTTATGATAAAGCTACAGATGTAGGCTATCCAGCTTTGCCAATGGATGTTTCTTTAGCAAAAGCCACAATAACGGCTTTGCGTTATAGCTTCACTCCTGTTTCTGGCTATTTTACTAATTGGGAAACCAAAGTATATTTTAATACAATCACACACAGAATGGATGATACCAAAAGACCAAGTGTTCCTATTCATATGGATATGCCTGGTTGGTCAGATACTTACGGATACTATTCTAAGTTGAAAGGAAAATTTAAAAATCATCATTTTATGGCTAACCTCAATGGGTTTTATAATAAATCGATTGCCGAGATGACGATGTATCCCAATAATCCCAAAGAAAACGCTATGTTTATGTATACTTGGCCCGATATACGAACATTGTATAACGGAGTTTATCTAGAAGATGCAATACAAATTTCTCAAAATGCTACTGTTAAAATTTCCTCTACTATCGGAATCCATTCTAATAAAGTCGCTGATGAATTTGGTTTACAAAGCCTTCAGATTTTTTATCCCGAAATGAAAGAAACAAAAAATCGTATTTTAAAAAGTTTAGCTGGAAATTATATTTTACACTATGACAAATTTGAATACGGTTTAGGTTTAGCCTATGGCGAAAGAGCTCCGTCTGTTTCTGAAGGTTATGGTTATTATTTGTACAATAGCAATGACTTTTATGATTATATCGGAAATCCAAATCTAGAAAATGAAAAATCTTTTGAAGCTAATCTCTCTTTTGGATATAAAACGGGAAAATTCACTTCAACCCTAACTTCTTCTTTTTTTCATATTCAGGATTATATCGTTGGGAAAATCAATACAGACATACATCCTATGACTATTGGAGCTTCAGGAGTAAAAGTATATAATGCTTTAGATTATGCCACCATTTTTAATACTGATTTGAATTTGGAATATAAAATAACCGAAAACTGGAACTTTAAAACACTCTTGGTTTATAGCTACGGAAAAGATAATGAAAGTAACAAGCTACCATTCATAAGTCCGTTGCGTTATTCTGGAAACATACAATTTAAAAAAGAAAACTTTAATCTAGGATTTGGTGCATCTGGAAATCTTGCTCAAACAAAATTTGCAGCTGTTTATGGTGAGTCAAAAACTCCTGCTTATGTAATTTTTAATTTTAATTCTGGCTATACATTTGCCTTGAATAAAAACAAAATGAATGTCCAAGCTGGGGTCGAAAATATCTTTGATACTTATTACAGTACATTTTCTGATTGGAATAAAATCCCACGCCAAGGAAGAAATTTTTTTATAAATGTTTCTTATGCCTTGTTCTAA
- a CDS encoding efflux transporter outer membrane subunit, with protein sequence MNTYNYKSILIVLLVASIWSSCKITKPYAKPATSVNYRESKSTDSTTIGMMKWSELFTDAALQQLISDGLAANLDLKIAVERINQSAVNLKLSKAAFLPSVNGNVSVKESRLAFPQGFGLFDQSTQYDLGISAGWEIDVWGKLNSAKKSAVANLLATDAAKRAVQTQLIANIANSYYELLLLDEQLKVLKMTAKNREKDAETIKVLFENSIINGVAVVQSEANFYEAELAIPDIEQKIIETEHALCVLLAISPTKINRSTLEQQKLVYDLKIGVPMQLLANRPDVQQAEYNFRTAFEESNVARAYFYPALTISGAAGFSSFGLKDWFTNGSLFGNIAGGLTQPIFNKGINKARLATALSLQKEALYNFELSMLKASEEVSNALSRYDNAALKEEKRKRQLEALVKAVEFNKELLNNSTTNYTDVLTAEQNLLNAQLRGIDDQSQKLHAVVNLYRALGGGWN encoded by the coding sequence ATGAACACATACAATTATAAATCGATACTCATTGTATTGCTTGTTGCAAGTATATGGAGCTCGTGTAAAATCACGAAACCTTATGCTAAACCAGCAACTTCAGTAAATTATCGAGAGTCCAAAAGCACCGATAGTACTACTATTGGTATGATGAAATGGTCGGAGCTATTTACAGATGCGGCATTACAACAACTTATTTCTGACGGATTGGCTGCAAATCTAGATTTAAAGATTGCTGTAGAACGAATCAATCAGTCAGCTGTTAATCTTAAACTGAGTAAAGCAGCTTTTCTACCTTCAGTAAACGGAAATGTGTCAGTAAAAGAATCAAGACTTGCTTTTCCGCAAGGATTTGGGCTTTTTGACCAATCTACTCAATATGATTTGGGAATTTCTGCTGGATGGGAAATAGACGTTTGGGGTAAATTAAATAGTGCCAAAAAAAGTGCAGTAGCTAACTTATTGGCTACAGATGCAGCTAAACGTGCTGTTCAAACACAGTTAATTGCAAATATTGCCAATTCGTATTATGAATTGTTACTGCTTGATGAACAACTCAAAGTACTTAAAATGACAGCCAAAAATAGAGAGAAAGATGCAGAAACAATTAAGGTTCTTTTTGAAAATTCTATTATCAATGGAGTCGCTGTGGTACAAAGTGAGGCTAACTTTTACGAAGCTGAATTAGCGATTCCAGATATAGAGCAAAAGATTATCGAAACAGAACATGCCTTATGTGTACTTCTTGCCATATCACCAACTAAGATTAACAGAAGCACTCTTGAACAGCAAAAGTTAGTGTATGATCTTAAAATTGGAGTTCCGATGCAACTCCTTGCTAATAGACCAGATGTACAACAGGCAGAATATAATTTTAGAACTGCATTTGAAGAAAGTAATGTAGCAAGAGCCTATTTCTATCCAGCTTTGACTATTAGTGGAGCAGCGGGTTTTTCTAGTTTCGGATTAAAGGATTGGTTTACAAACGGGAGTCTTTTTGGTAATATTGCGGGAGGTTTGACACAACCTATTTTTAATAAAGGAATCAATAAAGCTAGATTGGCTACCGCATTGTCATTGCAAAAAGAAGCGTTGTATAATTTTGAATTGTCGATGTTAAAGGCAAGTGAAGAAGTATCGAATGCACTTTCTAGATATGATAATGCAGCCTTAAAAGAGGAAAAAAGAAAAAGACAACTAGAGGCATTAGTAAAAGCAGTAGAGTTTAATAAAGAATTATTGAACAATTCTACTACTAACTATACAGATGTATTAACAGCCGAACAAAACTTGCTTAATGCACAATTAAGAGGAATTGATGATCAAAGTCAGAAACTGCATGCAGTTGTGAATTTGTATCGTGCCCTTGGCGGAGGTTGGAATTAA
- a CDS encoding efflux RND transporter permease subunit, whose protein sequence is MFRKFIENPVLSTVISIIIVILGLLGLASLPISQYPEIAPPTVVVTASYQGASADVVLKSVIIPLEEQINGVENMSYMTSTASSNGSATITIFFKQGTNPDMAAVNVQNRVTKATSLLPNEVIKSGITTSKQLSSTAFSFLLYSKDGKYDEKFLDNYLRINIMPEMKRVEGVGGTEIYTSQEYSMRIWLKPDAMATQGLVPDDIITALREQNIEAAPGKIGENSRESVQYALKFTGRLEDPAAFENIVLRSGKQGSLLRLKDVAEIEFGALDYSTSLITQGNVSSGGAISQISGSNARELIIACEDILKKASKDFPPGLEYHTFLNANDFLDASIEKVVYTIIEAFILVFIVVFIFLQDFRSTLIPAIAVPVSIIGTFFFLKLFGFTINLLTLFALVLAIGIVVDDAIVVVEAVHAKLDQGAKSAKKATIHAMSEISGAIISITLIMSAVFIPVTFITGSAGVFYKQFGLTLAVAILISAVNALTLSPALCAILLKPHDPEKTNHPKGFLPKFYASFNVAFEAVTTKYVGAVRFLIRRKWISLVAIAIFGIVFYVLMKNTPTGFVPNDDGGAIFGNVVLPPSSTLERTEEITKEIDSIARSIPEIELSSTLSGMDLIHGNGGSYGALFIRLKPWNERKGKTQDVNSIVGQLFAKTAHIKGASIIFFAAPTLQGFGNSNGFEVQLQDKTGGSYQKFDENIKKFMTEINKRPEIMYATSPFNIGFPELEVNVNVAKCKDAGVSVNAVLNTLQGYFGGIYASDINRFGKQYRVMLQSHPDYRAKESDVNKIFVRTDNGLMAPISEFVTLKKKEGPEFLNRFNLFTSTTVTGAPNAGYSSGDAIKAIEEVAAKTLDRGYTYQFSGLTKEELSSGSQTTLIFGLCLLFIYFLLSAQYKSYILPFSVLLSLPIGLAGAFIFANLFGVDNNIFLQISLIMLIGLLAKNAILIVEFALLHRLSGRSLVQSAIFGARARLRPILMTSFAFIFGLIPLMIATGAGALSNRSIGTAAVGGMLIGTVFGVFVIPILFIIFQTLQEKIGGIKEPIHEPRTI, encoded by the coding sequence CTCTGGAAGAGCAAATAAACGGAGTTGAGAATATGAGTTATATGACTTCTACTGCTAGTAGCAATGGTAGTGCAACGATAACAATATTCTTTAAACAGGGTACAAATCCCGATATGGCTGCTGTGAATGTTCAGAACAGAGTTACAAAGGCTACGAGTTTGTTGCCTAATGAGGTTATTAAATCAGGAATTACAACCAGTAAGCAATTAAGTAGTACTGCTTTTAGTTTTTTGTTATACAGTAAAGACGGAAAGTATGATGAAAAATTCCTTGATAATTATTTGAGAATAAATATTATGCCTGAGATGAAACGTGTTGAGGGTGTAGGGGGAACTGAAATTTATACGAGTCAGGAATATTCTATGCGTATTTGGTTAAAACCAGATGCAATGGCTACTCAAGGTTTGGTTCCTGATGATATTATCACTGCATTACGAGAGCAAAATATCGAAGCTGCTCCAGGGAAAATAGGAGAGAACAGTAGAGAGTCAGTTCAATATGCATTAAAGTTTACTGGAAGGCTAGAAGATCCTGCAGCTTTTGAAAACATTGTCTTGAGAAGCGGTAAACAAGGTAGTTTATTGCGTCTAAAAGATGTTGCAGAGATTGAATTTGGAGCTTTAGATTATAGTACTTCTCTAATTACACAAGGAAATGTTTCTTCGGGTGGAGCAATAAGCCAAATTTCAGGTTCAAACGCTAGAGAGCTTATTATTGCTTGTGAGGACATACTAAAAAAAGCATCCAAGGATTTTCCTCCGGGATTGGAGTATCATACATTCCTGAATGCCAATGACTTTTTGGACGCATCAATTGAGAAAGTAGTTTATACTATTATTGAAGCTTTCATTTTGGTTTTTATCGTTGTATTTATCTTTTTACAGGATTTTAGATCTACATTAATACCTGCAATTGCAGTTCCTGTATCGATTATTGGTACTTTCTTTTTCTTAAAGTTATTCGGTTTTACTATTAATTTATTGACTCTTTTCGCTTTGGTTCTTGCTATTGGTATTGTTGTCGATGACGCGATTGTTGTTGTTGAAGCTGTTCACGCCAAATTAGATCAAGGGGCAAAATCGGCCAAGAAAGCTACCATTCATGCCATGAGTGAGATTTCAGGAGCGATAATATCGATTACCTTAATTATGTCGGCAGTATTTATTCCGGTTACGTTTATTACAGGATCGGCTGGAGTATTTTACAAGCAATTTGGTTTGACACTGGCAGTAGCCATTTTAATTTCTGCAGTTAATGCATTGACTTTAAGTCCAGCACTTTGTGCTATTTTATTAAAACCTCACGATCCTGAAAAAACAAATCACCCTAAAGGATTTTTACCTAAGTTTTATGCTAGTTTTAATGTTGCTTTTGAAGCTGTTACCACTAAATATGTTGGAGCTGTTCGATTTTTAATTCGTAGAAAATGGATTTCATTAGTAGCAATAGCAATCTTTGGAATTGTGTTTTATGTACTTATGAAAAATACGCCAACAGGTTTTGTGCCTAATGATGATGGGGGAGCCATTTTTGGAAACGTGGTTTTACCACCATCTTCTACACTAGAACGTACTGAAGAAATTACAAAAGAAATAGATAGTATTGCGAGAAGTATTCCTGAAATAGAACTTTCGTCTACACTTTCAGGGATGGATTTAATTCATGGAAATGGAGGTTCTTATGGGGCATTGTTTATTAGACTGAAGCCATGGAATGAAAGAAAAGGCAAAACACAAGATGTTAATTCAATTGTTGGTCAGTTGTTTGCAAAAACAGCTCATATAAAAGGAGCAAGTATTATATTCTTTGCAGCTCCAACTTTGCAGGGATTTGGAAATAGCAATGGATTTGAAGTGCAATTGCAAGATAAAACGGGAGGTAGCTATCAAAAATTTGATGAAAACATCAAAAAGTTTATGACCGAAATCAATAAGCGACCAGAGATTATGTATGCTACAAGTCCGTTTAATATTGGGTTTCCAGAATTAGAAGTTAATGTGAATGTAGCTAAATGTAAAGATGCTGGCGTAAGTGTAAATGCAGTACTTAATACACTTCAAGGGTATTTTGGTGGAATCTATGCTTCTGATATTAATAGATTTGGTAAACAGTATAGAGTGATGTTGCAATCGCATCCTGATTATAGAGCAAAGGAAAGTGATGTCAATAAAATTTTTGTTAGAACTGATAATGGCTTAATGGCTCCAATTTCGGAATTTGTAACATTGAAAAAGAAGGAGGGTCCAGAATTTTTAAATCGTTTTAATCTATTTACTTCTACTACGGTTACTGGTGCGCCAAATGCAGGTTATAGTTCAGGAGATGCGATTAAGGCAATCGAAGAAGTTGCAGCAAAAACATTAGATAGAGGATATACGTATCAGTTCTCAGGATTAACTAAAGAAGAACTCTCTAGCGGAAGCCAAACTACATTAATCTTCGGGCTTTGTTTACTATTCATTTACTTCTTGTTGAGTGCTCAGTATAAGAGTTATATTTTACCGTTTTCGGTATTGTTATCATTACCCATAGGGCTTGCAGGTGCATTTATATTTGCGAACCTTTTTGGAGTTGATAACAATATTTTCCTTCAGATAAGTTTAATTATGTTGATTGGTCTTTTGGCTAAAAATGCAATTCTAATTGTAGAGTTTGCGCTATTGCATCGCTTAAGCGGAAGAAGCTTAGTTCAGTCGGCTATATTTGGAGCAAGAGCCAGATTGAGACCTATTTTAATGACCTCTTTTGCTTTTATTTTTGGATTGATTCCGTTGATGATTGCTACAGGAGCAGGAGCTTTAAGTAATAGATCAATTGGTACAGCTGCTGTTGGTGGGATGCTGATTGGTACCGTATTCGGTGTTTTTGTAATTCCTATTCTATTTATCATATTTCAGACTTTACAAGAAAAAATTGGAGGAATAAAAGAACCGATACATGAACCAAGAACAATTTAG